A genomic region of Serinus canaria isolate serCan28SL12 chromosome 1A, serCan2020, whole genome shotgun sequence contains the following coding sequences:
- the LOC127059125 gene encoding uncharacterized protein LOC127059125 isoform X14: protein MSPSSSNHSGILWESSTFPSYPGIGVGISHIPRLSRSWGGNLPHCQGVRVESSTFPSYPGIGVGISHIPRLSRYWAENLPHCQGVRVGIFNIPRLSRSWGGNIPCFLGIRVGIFSVSQVIQQLGWESSTFPRYWGGNLPHFQVIQLLGWGYPTFPGSPAIGVGISHISRLSSYWGGDIPHFQVLQLLGWGYPTFPGYPAIGVGISHISRFSSYWGGDIPHFQVIQLLGWGYPTFPGSPAIGVGISHISRLSSYWGGDIPHFQVIQLLGWGYPTFPGYPAIGVGISHISRLSSYWGGDIPHFQVIQLLGWGYPTFPGYPAIGVGISHISRLSSYWGGDIPHFQVIQLLGWESPTFPNYPGIGVGIFPISRLSRYWGENIPCFPGIGVDVSHIPRLSRYWGGNLPHFPIMQVLGWESPTFPGFPGIRVGIFYIPEVLGWESPTFPGFPGIWGGNLAHCQVSSPEELPAFGELRLQFYRALLLEGFWQSREFSLQGWRYSTSGFPGWFPRVGRAASLPGWNSIGMPRGFPVIPQSLFIPMDFVLLFQRQPWTAVSLCRNADCAAHTLPKHCLFQEFTGNLGLKYSSGCLQPVQPLESQAVPSAPWHGENPKPQSWLMECSPGILHRAFTGISCGTINLPQGWEFVFPPSWLPVELGILFFTWMFMGTVSFLSIKINTEPVRFLVLVSDHGRLWKGFVLSMESWIVGLGRTSEAELQPCSMGRELPFQWGLAEVRNPGKGRAQHCLLGVFPHFSRQD from the exons ATGAGCCCTTCCAGCTCAAACCATTCTGGCATTCTCTGGGAATCTTCCACATTCCCAAGTTATCCAGGTATTGGGGTGGGAATCTCCCACATTCCCAGGTTATCCAGGAGTTGGGGTGGGAATCTTCCACATTGCCAAGGTGTTAGGGTGGAATCTTCAACATTCCCAAGTTATCCAGGTATTGGGGTGGGAATCTCCCACATTCCCAGGTTATCCAGGTATTGGGCTGAGAATCTTCCACATTGCCAAGGTGTTAGGGTGGGAATCTTCAACATTCCCAGGTTATCCAGGAGTTGGGGTGGGAATATTCCATGTTTTCTAGGCATTAGGGTGGGAATCTTCTCTGTTTCCCAAGTTATCCAGCAGCTGGGGTGGGAATCTTCTACATTCCCAAG GTATTGGGGTGGGAATCTCCCACATTTCCAGGTTATCCAGCTATTGGGGTGGGGATATCCCACATTTCCAGGTTCTCCAGCTATTGGGGTGGGGATATCCCACATTTCCAGGTTATCCAGCTATTGGGGTGGGGATATCCCACATTTCCAGGTTCTCCAGCTATTGGGGTGGGGATATCCCACATTTCCAGGTTATCCAGCTATTGGGGTGGGGATATCCCACATTTCCAGGTTCTCCAGCTATTGGGGTGGGGATATCCCACATTTCCAGGTTATCCAGCTATTGGGGTGGGGATATCCCACATTTCCAGGTTCTCCAGCTATTGGGGTGGGGATATCCCACATTTCCAGGTTATCCAGCTATTGGGGTGGGGATATCCCACATTTCCAGGTTATCCAGCTATTGGGGTGGGGATATCCCACATTTCCAGGTTATCCAGCTATTGGGGTGGGGATATCCCACATTTCCAG GTTATCCAGCTATTGGGGTGGGGATATCCCACATTTCCAGGTTATCCAGCTATTGGGGTGGGGATATCCCACATTTCCAGGTTATCCAGCTATTGGGGTGGGGATATCCCACATTTCCAG GTTATCCAGCTATTGGGGTGGGGATATCCCACATTTCCAGGTTATCCAGCTATTGGGGTGGGAATCTCCCACATTTCCCAATTATCCAGGTATTGGGGTGGGAATCTTCCCCATTTCCAGGTTATCCAGGTATTGGGGTGAGAATATTCCATGTTTTCCAGGTATTGGGGTGGATGTCTCCCACATTCCCAGGTTATCCAGGTATTGGGGTGGGAATCTTCCCCATTTCCCAATTATGCAG GTATTGGGGTGGGAATCTCCCACATTTCCAGGTTTTCCAGGTATTAGGGTGGGAATCTTCTACATTCCCGAGGTATTAGGGTGGGAATCTCCCACATTTCCAGGTTTTCCAGGTATTTGGGGTGGGAATCTTGCCCACTGCCAAGTTTCCAGCCCTGAGGAATTGCCAGCCTTTGGTGAGCTGAGGTTGCAGTTTTACAGAGCCCTTCTCCTGGAGGGGTTTTGGCAATCCAGGGAATTctccctccagggctggagatACAGCACCAGTGGTTTCCCAGGTTGGTTTCCCAGGGTGGGAAGAGCTGCATCCCTTCCTGGTTGGAATTCCATAGGGATGCCCAGGGGGTTTCCTGTTATCCCCCAAAGCCTTTTTATCCCCATGGATTTTGTGCTCTTGTTCCAAAGGCAGCCCTGGACTGCAGTGTCTCTGTGCAGAAATGCTGACTGTGCTGCTCACACCCTTCCCAAGCACTGCCTTTTCCAGGAGTTCACTGGGAATCTTGGTTTAAAATATTCTAGTGGATGTTTACAACCAGTCCAGCCCCTGGAATCTCAGGCTGTGCCCTCAGCTCCATGGCATGGAGAGAACCCCAAACCCCAGTCCTGGCTGATGGAATGCTCACCTGGAATTCTGCACAGGGCATTCACTGGGATCAGCTGTGGGACAATaaacctgccccagggctgggaatttgtttttcctccctcctggcTTCCTGTAGAacttggaattttattttttacctggATGTTTATGGGCACTGTGTCCTTTTtatccataaaaataaatacagagcCAGTCAGGTTTTTAGTGCTGGTTTCTGATCATGGAAGGCTCTGGaagggctttgtgctttccatggAATCCTGGATTGTTGGGCTTGGAAGGACCTCAgaggctgagctccagccctgctccatgggCAGAGAGCTTCCATTTCAATGGGGGTTGGCAGAGGTCAGGaatccagggaagggcagagcacagcactgttTGCTGGgagtttttcctcatttttcaaGGCAGgattaa
- the LOC127059125 gene encoding uncharacterized protein LOC127059125 isoform X41 gives MSPSSSNHSGILWESSTFPSYPGIGVGISHIPRLSRSWGGNLPHCQGVRVESSTFPSYPGIGVGISHIPRLSRYWAENLPHCQGVRVGIFNIPRLSRSWGGNIPCFLGIRVGIFSVSQVIQQLGWESSTFPRYWGGNLPHFQVIQLLGWGYPTFPGYPAIGVGISHISRLSSYWGGNLPHFPIIQVLGWESSPFPGYPGIGVRIFHVFQVLGWMSPTFPGYPGIGVGIFPISQLCRYWGGNLPHFPIMQVLGWESPTFPGFPGIRVGIFYIPEVLGWESPTFPGFPGIWGGNLAHCQVSSPEELPAFGELRLQFYRALLLEGFWQSREFSLQGWRYSTSGFPGWFPRVGRAASLPGWNSIGMPRGFPVIPQSLFIPMDFVLLFQRQPWTAVSLCRNADCAAHTLPKHCLFQEFTGNLGLKYSSGCLQPVQPLESQAVPSAPWHGENPKPQSWLMECSPGILHRAFTGISCGTINLPQGWEFVFPPSWLPVELGILFFTWMFMGTVSFLSIKINTEPVRFLVLVSDHGRLWKGFVLSMESWIVGLGRTSEAELQPCSMGRELPFQWGLAEVRNPGKGRAQHCLLGVFPHFSRQD, from the exons ATGAGCCCTTCCAGCTCAAACCATTCTGGCATTCTCTGGGAATCTTCCACATTCCCAAGTTATCCAGGTATTGGGGTGGGAATCTCCCACATTCCCAGGTTATCCAGGAGTTGGGGTGGGAATCTTCCACATTGCCAAGGTGTTAGGGTGGAATCTTCAACATTCCCAAGTTATCCAGGTATTGGGGTGGGAATCTCCCACATTCCCAGGTTATCCAGGTATTGGGCTGAGAATCTTCCACATTGCCAAGGTGTTAGGGTGGGAATCTTCAACATTCCCAGGTTATCCAGGAGTTGGGGTGGGAATATTCCATGTTTTCTAGGCATTAGGGTGGGAATCTTCTCTGTTTCCCAAGTTATCCAGCAGCTGGGGTGGGAATCTTCTACATTCCCAAG GTATTGGGGTGGGAATCTCCCACATTTCCAGGTTATCCAGCTATTGGGGTGGGGATATCCCACATTTCCAG GTTATCCAGCTATTGGGGTGGGGATATCCCACATTTCCAGGTTATCCAGCTATTGGGGTGGGAATCTCCCACATTTCCCAATTATCCAGGTATTGGGGTGGGAATCTTCCCCATTTCCAGGTTATCCAGGTATTGGGGTGAGAATATTCCATGTTTTCCAGGTATTGGGGTGGATGTCTCCCACATTCCCAGGTTATCCAGGTATTGGGGTGGGAATCTTCCCCATTTCCCAATTATGCAGGTATTGGGGTGGGAATCTTCCCCATTTCCCAATTATGCAGGTATTGGGGTGGGAATCTCCCACATTTCCAGGTTTTCCAGGTATTAGGGTGGGAATCTTCTACATTCCCGAGGTATTAGGGTGGGAATCTCCCACATTTCCAGGTTTTCCAGGTATTTGGGGTGGGAATCTTGCCCACTGCCAAGTTTCCAGCCCTGAGGAATTGCCAGCCTTTGGTGAGCTGAGGTTGCAGTTTTACAGAGCCCTTCTCCTGGAGGGGTTTTGGCAATCCAGGGAATTctccctccagggctggagatACAGCACCAGTGGTTTCCCAGGTTGGTTTCCCAGGGTGGGAAGAGCTGCATCCCTTCCTGGTTGGAATTCCATAGGGATGCCCAGGGGGTTTCCTGTTATCCCCCAAAGCCTTTTTATCCCCATGGATTTTGTGCTCTTGTTCCAAAGGCAGCCCTGGACTGCAGTGTCTCTGTGCAGAAATGCTGACTGTGCTGCTCACACCCTTCCCAAGCACTGCCTTTTCCAGGAGTTCACTGGGAATCTTGGTTTAAAATATTCTAGTGGATGTTTACAACCAGTCCAGCCCCTGGAATCTCAGGCTGTGCCCTCAGCTCCATGGCATGGAGAGAACCCCAAACCCCAGTCCTGGCTGATGGAATGCTCACCTGGAATTCTGCACAGGGCATTCACTGGGATCAGCTGTGGGACAATaaacctgccccagggctgggaatttgtttttcctccctcctggcTTCCTGTAGAacttggaattttattttttacctggATGTTTATGGGCACTGTGTCCTTTTtatccataaaaataaatacagagcCAGTCAGGTTTTTAGTGCTGGTTTCTGATCATGGAAGGCTCTGGaagggctttgtgctttccatggAATCCTGGATTGTTGGGCTTGGAAGGACCTCAgaggctgagctccagccctgctccatgggCAGAGAGCTTCCATTTCAATGGGGGTTGGCAGAGGTCAGGaatccagggaagggcagagcacagcactgttTGCTGGgagtttttcctcatttttcaaGGCAGgattaa
- the LOC127059125 gene encoding uncharacterized protein LOC127059125 isoform X42, whose protein sequence is MFSRYWGGYLPHLPIIQVLGWESSPFPGFPGIRVGIFYIPKVLGWESPTFPGYPAIGVGISHISRLSSYWGGDIPHFQVIQLLGWGYPTFPGYPAIGVGISHISRFSSYWGGDIPHFQVIQLLGWGYPTFPGYPAIGVGISHISRLSSYWGGNLPHFPIIQVLGWESSPFPGYPGIGVRIFHVFQVLGWMSPTFPGYPGIGVGIFPISQLCRYWGGNLPHFPIMQVLGWESPTFPGFPGIRVGIFYIPEVLGWESPTFPGFPGIWGGNLAHCQVSSPEELPAFGELRLQFYRALLLEGFWQSREFSLQGWRYSTSGFPGWFPRVGRAASLPGWNSIGMPRGFPVIPQSLFIPMDFVLLFQRQPWTAVSLCRNADCAAHTLPKHCLFQEFTGNLGLKYSSGCLQPVQPLESQAVPSAPWHGENPKPQSWLMECSPGILHRAFTGISCGTINLPQGWEFVFPPSWLPVELGILFFTWMFMGTVSFLSIKINTEPVRFLVLVSDHGRLWKGFVLSMESWIVGLGRTSEAELQPCSMGRELPFQWGLAEVRNPGKGRAQHCLLGVFPHFSRQD, encoded by the exons ATGTTTTCCAGGTATTGGGGTGGGTATCTCCCACATTTACCAATTATCcaggttttggggtgggaatCTTCCCCATTTCCAGGTTTTCCAGGTATTAGGGTGGGAATCTTCTACATTCCCAAGGTATTGGGGTGGGAATCTCCCACATTTCCAGGTTATCCAGCTATTGGGGTGGGGATATCCCACATTTCCAG GTTATCCAGCTATTGGGGTGGGGATATCCCACATTTCCAGGTTATCCAGCTATTGGGGTGGGGATATCCCACATTTCCAGGTTATCCAGCTATTGGGGTGGGGATATCCCACATTTCCAGGTTCTCCAGCTATTGGGGTGGGGATATCCCACATTTCCAGGTTATCCAGCTATTGGGGTGGGGATATCCCACATTTCCAGGTTATCCAGCTATTGGGGTGGGGATATCCCACATTTCCAGGTTATCCAGCTATTGGGGTGGGAATCTCCCACATTTCCCAATTATCCAGGTATTGGGGTGGGAATCTTCCCCATTTCCAGGTTATCCAGGTATTGGGGTGAGAATATTCCATGTTTTCCAGGTATTGGGGTGGATGTCTCCCACATTCCCAGGTTATCCAGGTATTGGGGTGGGAATCTTCCCCATTTCCCAATTATGCAGGTATTGGGGTGGGAATCTTCCCCATTTCCCAATTATGCAGGTATTGGGGTGGGAATCTCCCACATTTCCAGGTTTTCCAGGTATTAGGGTGGGAATCTTCTACATTCCCGAGGTATTAGGGTGGGAATCTCCCACATTTCCAGGTTTTCCAGGTATTTGGGGTGGGAATCTTGCCCACTGCCAAGTTTCCAGCCCTGAGGAATTGCCAGCCTTTGGTGAGCTGAGGTTGCAGTTTTACAGAGCCCTTCTCCTGGAGGGGTTTTGGCAATCCAGGGAATTctccctccagggctggagatACAGCACCAGTGGTTTCCCAGGTTGGTTTCCCAGGGTGGGAAGAGCTGCATCCCTTCCTGGTTGGAATTCCATAGGGATGCCCAGGGGGTTTCCTGTTATCCCCCAAAGCCTTTTTATCCCCATGGATTTTGTGCTCTTGTTCCAAAGGCAGCCCTGGACTGCAGTGTCTCTGTGCAGAAATGCTGACTGTGCTGCTCACACCCTTCCCAAGCACTGCCTTTTCCAGGAGTTCACTGGGAATCTTGGTTTAAAATATTCTAGTGGATGTTTACAACCAGTCCAGCCCCTGGAATCTCAGGCTGTGCCCTCAGCTCCATGGCATGGAGAGAACCCCAAACCCCAGTCCTGGCTGATGGAATGCTCACCTGGAATTCTGCACAGGGCATTCACTGGGATCAGCTGTGGGACAATaaacctgccccagggctgggaatttgtttttcctccctcctggcTTCCTGTAGAacttggaattttattttttacctggATGTTTATGGGCACTGTGTCCTTTTtatccataaaaataaatacagagcCAGTCAGGTTTTTAGTGCTGGTTTCTGATCATGGAAGGCTCTGGaagggctttgtgctttccatggAATCCTGGATTGTTGGGCTTGGAAGGACCTCAgaggctgagctccagccctgctccatgggCAGAGAGCTTCCATTTCAATGGGGGTTGGCAGAGGTCAGGaatccagggaagggcagagcacagcactgttTGCTGGgagtttttcctcatttttcaaGGCAGgattaa
- the LOC127059125 gene encoding uncharacterized protein LOC127059125 isoform X8 has product MSPSSSNHSGILWESSTFPSYPGIGVGISHIPRLSRSWGGNLPHCQGVRVESSTFPSYPGIGVGISHIPRLSRYWAENLPHCQGVRVGIFNIPRLSRSWGGNIPCFLGIRVGIFSVSQVIQQLGWESSTFPRYWGGNLPHFQVIQLLGWGYPTFPGSPAIGVGISHISRLSSYWGGDIPHFQVLQLLGWGYPTFPGYPAIGVGISHISRFSSYWGGDIPHFQVIQLLGWGYPTFPGSPAIGVGISHISRLSSYWGGDIPHFQVIQLLGWGYPTFPGYPAIGVGISHISRLSSYWGGDIPHFQVIQLLGWGYPTFPGYPAIGVGISHISRFSSYWGGDIPHFQVIQLLGWGYPTFPGYPAIGVGISHISRLSSYWGGNLPHFPIIQVLGWESSPFPGYPGIGVRIFHVFQVLGWMSPTFPGYPGIGVGIFPISQLCRYWGGNLPHFPIMQVLGWESPTFPGFPGIRVGIFYIPEVLGWESPTFPGFPGIWGGNLAHCQVSSPEELPAFGELRLQFYRALLLEGFWQSREFSLQGWRYSTSGFPGWFPRVGRAASLPGWNSIGMPRGFPVIPQSLFIPMDFVLLFQRQPWTAVSLCRNADCAAHTLPKHCLFQEFTGNLGLKYSSGCLQPVQPLESQAVPSAPWHGENPKPQSWLMECSPGILHRAFTGISCGTINLPQGWEFVFPPSWLPVELGILFFTWMFMGTVSFLSIKINTEPVRFLVLVSDHGRLWKGFVLSMESWIVGLGRTSEAELQPCSMGRELPFQWGLAEVRNPGKGRAQHCLLGVFPHFSRQD; this is encoded by the exons ATGAGCCCTTCCAGCTCAAACCATTCTGGCATTCTCTGGGAATCTTCCACATTCCCAAGTTATCCAGGTATTGGGGTGGGAATCTCCCACATTCCCAGGTTATCCAGGAGTTGGGGTGGGAATCTTCCACATTGCCAAGGTGTTAGGGTGGAATCTTCAACATTCCCAAGTTATCCAGGTATTGGGGTGGGAATCTCCCACATTCCCAGGTTATCCAGGTATTGGGCTGAGAATCTTCCACATTGCCAAGGTGTTAGGGTGGGAATCTTCAACATTCCCAGGTTATCCAGGAGTTGGGGTGGGAATATTCCATGTTTTCTAGGCATTAGGGTGGGAATCTTCTCTGTTTCCCAAGTTATCCAGCAGCTGGGGTGGGAATCTTCTACATTCCCAAG GTATTGGGGTGGGAATCTCCCACATTTCCAGGTTATCCAGCTATTGGGGTGGGGATATCCCACATTTCCAGGTTCTCCAGCTATTGGGGTGGGGATATCCCACATTTCCAGGTTATCCAGCTATTGGGGTGGGGATATCCCACATTTCCAGGTTCTCCAGCTATTGGGGTGGGGATATCCCACATTTCCAGGTTATCCAGCTATTGGGGTGGGGATATCCCACATTTCCAGGTTCTCCAGCTATTGGGGTGGGGATATCCCACATTTCCAGGTTATCCAGCTATTGGGGTGGGGATATCCCACATTTCCAGGTTCTCCAGCTATTGGGGTGGGGATATCCCACATTTCCAGGTTATCCAGCTATTGGGGTGGGGATATCCCACATTTCCAGGTTATCCAGCTATTGGGGTGGGGATATCCCACATTTCCAGGTTATCCAGCTATTGGGGTGGGGATATCCCACATTTCCAG GTTATCCAGCTATTGGGGTGGGGATATCCCACATTTCCAGGTTATCCAGCTATTGGGGTGGGGATATCCCACATTTCCAGGTTATCCAGCTATTGGGGTGGGGATATCCCACATTTCCAGGTTCTCCAGCTATTGGGGTGGGGATATCCCACATTTCCAGGTTATCCAGCTATTGGGGTGGGGATATCCCACATTTCCAGGTTATCCAGCTATTGGGGTGGGGATATCCCACATTTCCAGGTTATCCAGCTATTGGGGTGGGAATCTCCCACATTTCCCAATTATCCAGGTATTGGGGTGGGAATCTTCCCCATTTCCAGGTTATCCAGGTATTGGGGTGAGAATATTCCATGTTTTCCAGGTATTGGGGTGGATGTCTCCCACATTCCCAGGTTATCCAGGTATTGGGGTGGGAATCTTCCCCATTTCCCAATTATGCAGGTATTGGGGTGGGAATCTTCCCCATTTCCCAATTATGCAGGTATTGGGGTGGGAATCTCCCACATTTCCAGGTTTTCCAGGTATTAGGGTGGGAATCTTCTACATTCCCGAGGTATTAGGGTGGGAATCTCCCACATTTCCAGGTTTTCCAGGTATTTGGGGTGGGAATCTTGCCCACTGCCAAGTTTCCAGCCCTGAGGAATTGCCAGCCTTTGGTGAGCTGAGGTTGCAGTTTTACAGAGCCCTTCTCCTGGAGGGGTTTTGGCAATCCAGGGAATTctccctccagggctggagatACAGCACCAGTGGTTTCCCAGGTTGGTTTCCCAGGGTGGGAAGAGCTGCATCCCTTCCTGGTTGGAATTCCATAGGGATGCCCAGGGGGTTTCCTGTTATCCCCCAAAGCCTTTTTATCCCCATGGATTTTGTGCTCTTGTTCCAAAGGCAGCCCTGGACTGCAGTGTCTCTGTGCAGAAATGCTGACTGTGCTGCTCACACCCTTCCCAAGCACTGCCTTTTCCAGGAGTTCACTGGGAATCTTGGTTTAAAATATTCTAGTGGATGTTTACAACCAGTCCAGCCCCTGGAATCTCAGGCTGTGCCCTCAGCTCCATGGCATGGAGAGAACCCCAAACCCCAGTCCTGGCTGATGGAATGCTCACCTGGAATTCTGCACAGGGCATTCACTGGGATCAGCTGTGGGACAATaaacctgccccagggctgggaatttgtttttcctccctcctggcTTCCTGTAGAacttggaattttattttttacctggATGTTTATGGGCACTGTGTCCTTTTtatccataaaaataaatacagagcCAGTCAGGTTTTTAGTGCTGGTTTCTGATCATGGAAGGCTCTGGaagggctttgtgctttccatggAATCCTGGATTGTTGGGCTTGGAAGGACCTCAgaggctgagctccagccctgctccatgggCAGAGAGCTTCCATTTCAATGGGGGTTGGCAGAGGTCAGGaatccagggaagggcagagcacagcactgttTGCTGGgagtttttcctcatttttcaaGGCAGgattaa
- the LOC127059125 gene encoding uncharacterized protein LOC127059125 isoform X40 produces MSPSSSNHSGILWESSTFPSYPGIGVGISHIPRLSRSWGGNLPHCQGVRVESSTFPSYPGIGVGISHIPRLSRYWAENLPHCQGVRVGIFNIPRLSRSWGGNIPCFLGIRVGIFSVSQVIQQLGWESSTFPRYWGGNLPHFQVIQLLGWGYPTFPGYPAIGVGISHISRFSSYWGGDIPHFQVIQLLGWGYPTFPGYPAIGVGISHISRLSSYWGGNLPHFPIIQVLGWESSPFPGYPGIGVRIFHVFQVLGWMSPTFPGYPGIGVGIFPISQLCRYWGGNLPHFPIMQVLGWESPTFPGFPGIRVGIFYIPEVLGWESPTFPGFPGIWGGNLAHCQVSSPEELPAFGELRLQFYRALLLEGFWQSREFSLQGWRYSTSGFPGWFPRVGRAASLPGWNSIGMPRGFPVIPQSLFIPMDFVLLFQRQPWTAVSLCRNADCAAHTLPKHCLFQEFTGNLGLKYSSGCLQPVQPLESQAVPSAPWHGENPKPQSWLMECSPGILHRAFTGISCGTINLPQGWEFVFPPSWLPVELGILFFTWMFMGTVSFLSIKINTEPVRFLVLVSDHGRLWKGFVLSMESWIVGLGRTSEAELQPCSMGRELPFQWGLAEVRNPGKGRAQHCLLGVFPHFSRQD; encoded by the exons ATGAGCCCTTCCAGCTCAAACCATTCTGGCATTCTCTGGGAATCTTCCACATTCCCAAGTTATCCAGGTATTGGGGTGGGAATCTCCCACATTCCCAGGTTATCCAGGAGTTGGGGTGGGAATCTTCCACATTGCCAAGGTGTTAGGGTGGAATCTTCAACATTCCCAAGTTATCCAGGTATTGGGGTGGGAATCTCCCACATTCCCAGGTTATCCAGGTATTGGGCTGAGAATCTTCCACATTGCCAAGGTGTTAGGGTGGGAATCTTCAACATTCCCAGGTTATCCAGGAGTTGGGGTGGGAATATTCCATGTTTTCTAGGCATTAGGGTGGGAATCTTCTCTGTTTCCCAAGTTATCCAGCAGCTGGGGTGGGAATCTTCTACATTCCCAAG GTATTGGGGTGGGAATCTCCCACATTTCCAGGTTATCCAGCTATTGGGGTGGGGATATCCCACATTTCCAG GTTATCCAGCTATTGGGGTGGGGATATCCCACATTTCCAGGTTCTCCAGCTATTGGGGTGGGGATATCCCACATTTCCAGGTTATCCAGCTATTGGGGTGGGGATATCCCACATTTCCAGGTTATCCAGCTATTGGGGTGGGGATATCCCACATTTCCAGGTTATCCAGCTATTGGGGTGGGAATCTCCCACATTTCCCAATTATCCAGGTATTGGGGTGGGAATCTTCCCCATTTCCAGGTTATCCAGGTATTGGGGTGAGAATATTCCATGTTTTCCAGGTATTGGGGTGGATGTCTCCCACATTCCCAGGTTATCCAGGTATTGGGGTGGGAATCTTCCCCATTTCCCAATTATGCAGGTATTGGGGTGGGAATCTTCCCCATTTCCCAATTATGCAGGTATTGGGGTGGGAATCTCCCACATTTCCAGGTTTTCCAGGTATTAGGGTGGGAATCTTCTACATTCCCGAGGTATTAGGGTGGGAATCTCCCACATTTCCAGGTTTTCCAGGTATTTGGGGTGGGAATCTTGCCCACTGCCAAGTTTCCAGCCCTGAGGAATTGCCAGCCTTTGGTGAGCTGAGGTTGCAGTTTTACAGAGCCCTTCTCCTGGAGGGGTTTTGGCAATCCAGGGAATTctccctccagggctggagatACAGCACCAGTGGTTTCCCAGGTTGGTTTCCCAGGGTGGGAAGAGCTGCATCCCTTCCTGGTTGGAATTCCATAGGGATGCCCAGGGGGTTTCCTGTTATCCCCCAAAGCCTTTTTATCCCCATGGATTTTGTGCTCTTGTTCCAAAGGCAGCCCTGGACTGCAGTGTCTCTGTGCAGAAATGCTGACTGTGCTGCTCACACCCTTCCCAAGCACTGCCTTTTCCAGGAGTTCACTGGGAATCTTGGTTTAAAATATTCTAGTGGATGTTTACAACCAGTCCAGCCCCTGGAATCTCAGGCTGTGCCCTCAGCTCCATGGCATGGAGAGAACCCCAAACCCCAGTCCTGGCTGATGGAATGCTCACCTGGAATTCTGCACAGGGCATTCACTGGGATCAGCTGTGGGACAATaaacctgccccagggctgggaatttgtttttcctccctcctggcTTCCTGTAGAacttggaattttattttttacctggATGTTTATGGGCACTGTGTCCTTTTtatccataaaaataaatacagagcCAGTCAGGTTTTTAGTGCTGGTTTCTGATCATGGAAGGCTCTGGaagggctttgtgctttccatggAATCCTGGATTGTTGGGCTTGGAAGGACCTCAgaggctgagctccagccctgctccatgggCAGAGAGCTTCCATTTCAATGGGGGTTGGCAGAGGTCAGGaatccagggaagggcagagcacagcactgttTGCTGGgagtttttcctcatttttcaaGGCAGgattaa